From Candidatus Stygibacter australis:
GCCACCCAGAGTTATTCCATAATCACACGATGATACAAAGCCATACATATCAGTAGGATTGAGGTCAATAGTTGCATAACCCCAATCATAAAGAGTACCAAAATAGGTTAACTGCAAACCAGCAATAAGGTTTGAATTTTTCCACAGAATATCCGAGAATTTCACGTAAGCAAGCTTAAGCTTCAATCCTGCTCCATCATTGCTTATCATCTCGTCACTCTCTAAAGCTGTAGCTCCCTTGCTGAAAAAGTCAGCCAGGAATCTACCACTGATCTGATCAGTGAATTTCTGTTCCAATCCAAAATAACCACGTGCCAGGGACAGTTCGTTTTGTAATGCTTCATCTGCTCCATCCAGCATCAGATAGCTCCAGCGACTCCATAACTCCATGCTTAACTTTGTTTCAGCATTCATTACACCCATTAACAATACTACAAAAATAAATAAAACTAAGACTTTTCTCACAATTACCTCCAAACTTATTTTGAATTAGTAAAAATAATTATAGTTTTTCGTCAAGCTGGAAATTTATTAGATTATCTTCAGTATGGATTTTTAGATAACTAATTACATAAAATATCAAGATTTATTTGACAGCAAGAAGCTATTTTAATAAATATAATCCAGAAATTATTAAGGATTAATTATATGAAGCCGGAATATTTATGCGAAAATAATGTATGTGTAATCACCTACAGAGACTCAATAGATTTTGAGTTTTGTCAAAACAATCCTCTTATAAGAAAAGAGTATTTTTCTGAAGCCGATTATTTTATTCTCAACCTTAAGCAGGTATCATTTATTGATAGTGCCGGGATTGGGAACATGGTGGGAATATTCCGTGCTCTTGATGCTCAAAGCAAGAAATTATGCCTGATCAATATTTCTCCTAATATCCGCAAGGTTCTGCAGATTTCAGAAATTGAGCATGTATTCCCGATATTTGAATCACTAAATGATGCCAGAATAAATTTTCTGGACAGGTAAAAAATCTAACCTGTTTTTACTATCCAGTAATCAATAATCCCCCAGAAATCACGTTTGACCTTTTCTCCGATCTCTTCAGCTCCATGGCGGCTGTATTTGCCTTCCAGTCGCAGACGGTAATATTTTTCACCATCCTTGATATATTCACTGATATATGTTCTCACACCCTTCTTAAGCATAGCTTCCTGCTGCAGTTCCACAGAGTAACGATCTGTAAGTGACAGAACTTGAACTTCAAATACCTTTGCTCCAGTATCTACTGGCTTTTCAGGTTTTACTTCTTTCTTCTTCACTTCTTCCACAACGGCTGGTTGTTCTGGTTCAGGGATGACTGTTTCTTCTTTTTCTATTTCAGTTGATTTCTCTTCCACCAGAGATTTTGGTTCTTCCTCAGCTTTCTTACCACAACTGGAAACAACTACCAGTAATGCGATTAAAAGCAAAGTAAATATAATTTTAGCGTTTTTCATCAGTACCTCCATTTATCAAAAGAAAGTTTATCAATTACCTCTCTGGATAGTCAAGTAATTTCCCATTTAATTAAAATACGCATCCCCCAGAAATTTGAATATCATCCGGTTAGAAAAACCCTGAAAGGGTTGAACAATAATAGCCATGGGTGAAACCCATGGATTGAGAAGATATCTAAAACCCCACCCCTTCCCGCTTTCGGCAAAGCCGAAAGCGGGAAGGGGTGGAAGACATTTGCGTTCATTTGTCCCATAGGTTTCACCTATGGCTATTACAGTATCACCCTTTCAGGGTTAAGATGAATTGTAAAATAAATACACCTGTAAATCTTTTATTATCTAGCGTTATGAGGTAATATTGTTATCTAAAACAGGGAAATGCCCGATTTCCAGTTTTATAAAAAATACCCCGCAGGATTCTTTCCTGCGGGGTTGAATGCACGACCATCTATTATCTCAGGGCTATTCGCACCTGATCGAATTTCTTAATTAACCAGCTTCAAAATCTCATTACTGCGGTTGATGAATTTCTGCAATTCTTTGCCACTGAACTGCTTTTGTTCCAGTAATGCCAGTTCATGCAGATAATTTACCACTAATTCTACCTTTTCAGTTTCATTATTATCACCCAGATCAAGCACTTTCTGCACTGTCTCATTTTCTGCATTAACCACCAGGGTATGATGACGCAGCATATCAAAACCATCTCCAGTGAACATAGTATTCATTTCCTGCATCCTGCGCATCTGTTCATCAAAAACTATCATGGCAGGGATTTCACCTGATTTAAGATGTTTCACTTTAGTTGTCACTTCCAGATAGGCTTTTTGACGCAATTCTGACCAGCCGGCACCCAGTTTATCCTGTTCATTAGGATTCAGGTCAAATATTTTAATATAGGTAAAATCATTTTCATTACGGATATGCGGAGCCAAAGTGTTTACTGCTTCCTGGTGATCTTTGATGAATTTAGCATAATCATCTTTACTGAAACTTGCTTCCACATCGGGATTAAGCGTGCGGTCAAAGATGTCCTGCAGGCGTTCGCTGCTGGTGTGTCCCTGGGCATCTGCTACCTCAGCTTTGTCTGCTTCCACCAGGTTATCATTGATCTCGCTGTCCACGCGAACAAATTTTACCTTGCTCTCTTCCATTTCCAGTTTCTGGAATACGTGATTATCTATCACTGAATCACTATAGATCACTTCCAGTCCCTGCTGTTTCATCATCTCTATATAACTCACCTGCAGATCTGTTCCATTGGCATAATATACTTTTTTCTCTTCACCTTCCTGCTCATTACGATCCAGATATTCCTGCAGAGTCACCCAGTCATCATTGGTGCTTTTAAAAATCAGATGATCTTTCATGGCCTTTAAGAATTTATCATCAGTTACAAAGCCATATTTAATGAAATTCTGAATATCTTTCCAAAATCCTTCATAGCGCTTGCGGTCACTCTCAAAAACTTCCTTAAGACTGTCTGCCACTTTCTTGACGATATAACCAGTGATCTTTTGCACCTGCTTATCATTCTGCAAAAAGCTCCTTGATACATTCAAAGGGATATCAGGAATATCAATTCCACCTTTAAGCAGCATCATGAATTCCGGAATGAAGCCCTTAAGGTTATCTGCCACAAACACGTTATTGCAATACAGGTTCACACTGCCACGATTGATATCAAGCTGATTGCTGATAGCCGGGAAATAAAGGATACCCTTTAGGTTAAAGGGATAATCTACGTTAAGATGCAGCCAGAAAAGTGGATCCTGCCAGTCATGATACATCTTCTTATAATATTCCTTATATTCCTCATCGGTTACGTCCTTAGGCTGCTTGTTCCACAGGGCTTCCTTCTGATTTACCGGCTCTTTTTCCTTATTGATATAGATCGGGAATGGCATGAAATTACTGTATTTCTCCACCAGTTCACGCAATTTGCTGTCTTCCAGATATTCTTCGCTATCGCTATTCAGATAAAGCGTTACTGTGGTTCCAACTTCCTTATGCTTGCCGATATCCGTCTTGAACTTGATATCTCCTTCACATTCCCAGTAAGCTGGCTCAGCTCCCTCTTCACGGGAAAGAGTATCAATGGTCACCTTATCAGATACCATAAAAGTTGAATAAAAACCCAGTCCAAAGTGTCCGATTATGGCATTTTGTTTCTCTTTATATTTATCAACAAATTCTTCTGCACCGGAAAAGGCTATCTGATTGATGTATTTTTTTACCTCTTCACGAGTCATTCCTATTCCATTATCAATGATCTGAAGGGTTTTTGCCTTCTTATCACTCTTGATCTCTATCTTAAGTTGTTCTCTATCAAGCTCCGGCTCTATAGCGGTACGTTTGCTCATCGCATCCACGGAATTTGAAACAAGCTCCCGCAGGAAAATATCATGCTCGGAATATAACCACTTCTTAATTATCGGAAATAT
This genomic window contains:
- the htpG gene encoding molecular chaperone HtpG — encoded protein: MAEQKKGHGKLSIHTENIFPIIKKWLYSEHDIFLRELVSNSVDAMSKRTAIEPELDREQLKIEIKSDKKAKTLQIIDNGIGMTREEVKKYINQIAFSGAEEFVDKYKEKQNAIIGHFGLGFYSTFMVSDKVTIDTLSREEGAEPAYWECEGDIKFKTDIGKHKEVGTTVTLYLNSDSEEYLEDSKLRELVEKYSNFMPFPIYINKEKEPVNQKEALWNKQPKDVTDEEYKEYYKKMYHDWQDPLFWLHLNVDYPFNLKGILYFPAISNQLDINRGSVNLYCNNVFVADNLKGFIPEFMMLLKGGIDIPDIPLNVSRSFLQNDKQVQKITGYIVKKVADSLKEVFESDRKRYEGFWKDIQNFIKYGFVTDDKFLKAMKDHLIFKSTNDDWVTLQEYLDRNEQEGEEKKVYYANGTDLQVSYIEMMKQQGLEVIYSDSVIDNHVFQKLEMEESKVKFVRVDSEINDNLVEADKAEVADAQGHTSSERLQDIFDRTLNPDVEASFSKDDYAKFIKDHQEAVNTLAPHIRNENDFTYIKIFDLNPNEQDKLGAGWSELRQKAYLEVTTKVKHLKSGEIPAMIVFDEQMRRMQEMNTMFTGDGFDMLRHHTLVVNAENETVQKVLDLGDNNETEKVELVVNYLHELALLEQKQFSGKELQKFINRSNEILKLVN
- a CDS encoding STAS domain-containing protein: MKPEYLCENNVCVITYRDSIDFEFCQNNPLIRKEYFSEADYFILNLKQVSFIDSAGIGNMVGIFRALDAQSKKLCLINISPNIRKVLQISEIEHVFPIFESLNDARINFLDR